In Streptomyces alboniger, the following are encoded in one genomic region:
- a CDS encoding sigma-70 family RNA polymerase sigma factor — protein sequence MSVDGRDEPSTGFGEEAPSASGGKGTGGTASGTAPGPSVPPQREGGTGAAAPGDGEAAPSDADLISRMRTGDDSAYEELYRRHAEAVRRYAGTCCRDGHTADDLTAEVFARMLQAVRGGSGPEYAVRAYLLTTIRRVAAGWTKSARREQLVDDFAVFAAQAARGTDVGDDDTLDLGADVRAMHEAEQSMAMQAFRSLPERWQAVLWHTEIEDESPSEVATLFGLDANGTRVLASRAREGLKQAYLQAHVSATLTESEECARYADRLGAYARGGLRTRAERGLRKHLEECAKCRLAAGQIKEVASGIPAVVPIAVIGWFGAAGYAKVAALVGCGTVSAGAAGAAGTAATGGASGGSAAGGAAAAEGLGAPAKAGIAAGVVVAAGVAAAIALTGGDGKPKEDRPPKAKEPAVSESIVPQKPPPLKPKPSPPLPAAKPTPKPTPPPPTPKPPAEEKPKPKPPPPPPPPPEPEPTPPPEPTPKPPPPPPAPAVYHWSELQYGTVGDGTKPEMRLGESSWVWQRRGLSIDDRRYSHGVTVHGKSSVTIDLNRSCTTYDALVGVDDMTMELGAVRFSVYADGARLWQSPLMKGGDPALPVQVNLTGRKTIRLVVEPHTPFSSVALADWAQSRMRCF from the coding sequence ATGAGTGTTGACGGTCGGGACGAGCCGTCCACCGGCTTCGGCGAGGAGGCACCCTCGGCAAGCGGTGGCAAGGGGACCGGCGGGACGGCATCCGGCACGGCCCCCGGCCCCAGCGTGCCGCCGCAGCGTGAGGGCGGCACGGGAGCCGCCGCGCCCGGCGACGGGGAAGCGGCGCCGTCCGACGCCGACCTGATCTCGCGGATGCGGACGGGCGACGACTCCGCGTACGAAGAGCTGTACCGCAGGCACGCCGAAGCCGTCCGCCGCTACGCCGGCACCTGCTGCCGCGACGGCCACACCGCCGACGACCTCACCGCCGAGGTCTTCGCCCGCATGCTCCAGGCGGTACGCGGCGGCAGCGGGCCCGAGTACGCGGTGCGCGCCTATCTGCTGACCACGATCAGGCGCGTCGCCGCCGGGTGGACGAAGTCGGCCAGGCGGGAGCAGCTGGTCGACGACTTCGCGGTGTTCGCCGCGCAGGCCGCGCGCGGCACCGACGTGGGTGACGACGACACGCTGGACCTGGGCGCGGACGTCCGCGCGATGCACGAGGCCGAGCAGTCGATGGCCATGCAGGCCTTCCGGAGCCTGCCGGAGCGCTGGCAGGCCGTGCTGTGGCACACGGAGATCGAGGACGAGTCCCCGAGCGAGGTCGCCACGCTCTTCGGCCTCGACGCGAACGGCACGCGCGTGCTCGCGAGCCGCGCCCGCGAGGGCCTCAAGCAGGCCTACCTCCAGGCGCACGTGAGCGCCACCCTCACCGAGAGCGAGGAGTGCGCGCGCTACGCCGACCGCCTCGGCGCCTACGCCCGCGGCGGACTGCGCACCCGCGCCGAGCGGGGCCTGCGCAAGCACTTGGAGGAGTGCGCCAAGTGCCGTCTGGCCGCGGGCCAGATCAAGGAAGTCGCCAGCGGGATCCCCGCGGTCGTGCCGATCGCCGTCATCGGCTGGTTCGGTGCCGCCGGGTACGCGAAGGTGGCCGCGCTCGTCGGTTGCGGCACCGTGAGCGCGGGCGCCGCGGGAGCCGCCGGCACGGCGGCCACGGGCGGGGCCTCCGGAGGGTCGGCCGCGGGCGGAGCAGCCGCCGCCGAAGGGCTCGGCGCCCCCGCCAAGGCCGGTATCGCCGCGGGCGTCGTCGTGGCGGCCGGGGTCGCCGCGGCGATCGCCCTCACCGGTGGCGACGGCAAGCCCAAGGAGGACCGGCCGCCGAAGGCCAAGGAGCCCGCGGTGTCCGAGTCGATCGTGCCGCAGAAGCCGCCGCCCCTGAAGCCCAAGCCCTCTCCTCCGCTCCCCGCGGCGAAGCCGACCCCCAAGCCCACGCCGCCGCCCCCCACGCCGAAGCCTCCCGCCGAGGAGAAGCCCAAGCCGAAGCCGCCGCCACCGCCGCCACCTCCTCCTGAGCCCGAGCCCACCCCCCCGCCCGAGCCGACCCCGAAGCCACCGCCGCCGCCACCGGCCCCGGCGGTCTACCACTGGAGCGAGCTCCAGTACGGCACGGTGGGCGACGGCACCAAGCCCGAGATGCGGCTCGGCGAGAGCAGCTGGGTGTGGCAGCGCCGGGGCCTGTCGATCGACGACCGGCGCTACTCCCACGGCGTGACCGTGCACGGCAAGTCCTCCGTGACGATCGACCTCAACCGCAGCTGCACGACGTACGACGCGCTCGTCGGCGTCGACGACATGACGATGGAGCTGGGCGCGGTGCGCTTCTCCGTGTACGCGGACGGGGCGCGGCTGTGGCAGTCGCCGCTGATGAAGGGCGGTGACCCCGCGCTGCCCGTGCAGGTGAACCTCACGGGCCGCAAGACCATCCGCCTCGTCGTCGAGCCGCACACGCCCTTCTCCTCGGTGGCGCTCGCGGACTGGGCGCAGTCGCGGATGCGCTGCTTCTAG
- a CDS encoding AfsR/SARP family transcriptional regulator: MRYGILGATEAYDEQGAPLPVGGQRLRALLAALALHANRTVTVGALIDEVWADDPPTDAPAALQALVGRLRRALGKDAVASAPGGYRLAVAPEDVDLHRFERLAREGRAALDRDDPAPAARALRDALALWRGPALADLPDGAAAARPEAQRAEVLRARIEADLLLGRAPDVVPELRELTAAQPYDETVRALLIRALRDAGRGADALAAYEDARRALAEGLGADPGPELRALHEELLAPAEAAPRPRRTPPLPPPQAERAAEWTAETTVGRAVDQAAGPSVEPAAGPVGPVGPAGERAVDRIAHQQASIRTGPARKGNIRNRLTSFVGREPELAAIRSDLHRARLVTLTGPGGSGKTRLAEEAAAGHPQAWLAELAPLDHPEAVPGAVVSALGLRETLLMTSELSVPQDDPLGLLVEYCAQRALLLILDNCEHVIDAAAALAETLLTHCPGLTILATSREPLGVPGESVRPVEPLPPDPAHRLFAERAAAVRPGFAPEEDAEAVAEICRRLDGLPLAIELAAARLRLLAPRQIADRLDDRFRLLTSGSRTVLPRQQTLRAVVDWSWDLLGEAERTVLCEVSVFAGSWDLPAAEAVCTGPATELIGALVDKSLIVAVPGAGPEDGGMRYRLLETIHEYAAERAAETPGLLPAAARRHSAYFRALVERAEPLLRTAEQLPWIRRLETELDNIRAALQHSVETRDTTTALALALHTGWFWWLRNFRREGCEWMSRVLGLAPVCATYGAWGLPDEDDPLYWPWMELRLLHLFLVTETLPADARTDQDGWTKDRYVERVRAVFARPGPESARFPGLIWPFTIFFTGGTHDHTRPAVDQAVENCRRYGGDWELCVILMFRAHMAIDMNGNFSGVDEDLAELRALSGRVGDRWIRAQVSSAAGEAAMARSRHGEARAAYEEGLRLAYEVGAYAETPFLLARLAEISYLEGDREAAEKTLDEASTEADRYGVTDSHSYVRLLRAVMALDDGDPAAAGRLCAAARGESTYGTPPPQFSVAVRGVEARVTAAESGPAAALPELTDALREAVNARCSEVIVASLVDTGATFLSDLGDHVRAVRLLAVGTRLRGGHPRPRPEVTAADRVMSAATAALTATRYEAAYAAGGDLTIDELLRELTEAMGGPDPSGQAGPGTP, from the coding sequence GTGCGGTACGGAATCCTGGGCGCCACCGAGGCGTACGACGAGCAAGGCGCCCCCCTGCCCGTAGGGGGCCAGCGGCTGCGCGCCCTGCTCGCCGCCCTGGCGCTGCACGCGAACCGCACGGTCACCGTCGGCGCCCTCATCGACGAGGTCTGGGCCGACGATCCGCCGACCGACGCCCCAGCCGCCCTCCAGGCCCTCGTCGGCCGGCTGCGCCGCGCCCTCGGCAAGGACGCCGTCGCCTCGGCCCCCGGTGGCTACCGCCTCGCCGTCGCCCCCGAAGACGTCGACCTGCACCGCTTCGAACGCCTCGCGCGTGAGGGCAGGGCCGCCCTGGACCGCGACGACCCCGCGCCCGCCGCCCGCGCCCTGCGTGACGCGCTCGCCCTGTGGCGCGGCCCGGCCCTCGCCGACCTGCCCGACGGGGCCGCCGCCGCACGCCCCGAGGCTCAGCGCGCGGAGGTGCTCCGGGCGCGGATCGAGGCGGACCTGCTGCTGGGCCGCGCGCCCGATGTCGTACCGGAACTGCGGGAACTGACCGCGGCCCAGCCGTACGACGAGACAGTGCGCGCCCTGCTGATCCGCGCCCTGCGCGACGCCGGGCGCGGGGCCGACGCGCTCGCCGCCTACGAGGACGCGCGCCGCGCCCTCGCCGAGGGCCTCGGAGCCGATCCGGGGCCGGAACTGCGCGCCCTGCACGAAGAGTTGCTCGCCCCGGCCGAAGCGGCTCCCCGTCCGCGCAGGACGCCGCCCCTCCCCCCGCCTCAGGCCGAGCGGGCGGCTGAGTGGACGGCTGAGACGACGGTTGGGCGGGCAGTCGACCAGGCAGCCGGCCCGTCAGTCGAACCCGCAGCAGGCCCAGTAGGCCCAGTAGGTCCAGCAGGCGAACGAGCGGTCGACCGGATCGCCCACCAGCAGGCAAGCATCCGTACCGGACCTGCCCGTAAGGGGAACATCCGCAACCGTTTGACCTCTTTCGTCGGACGGGAACCCGAGCTGGCCGCCATCCGTTCGGATCTGCACAGGGCCCGCCTCGTCACCCTCACCGGACCGGGCGGCTCCGGAAAGACCCGCCTCGCCGAGGAAGCCGCCGCCGGGCATCCGCAGGCATGGCTGGCCGAGCTGGCCCCGCTCGACCACCCCGAGGCGGTGCCCGGCGCTGTCGTCAGCGCGCTCGGTCTGCGCGAGACCCTGCTGATGACCAGCGAACTGTCCGTCCCGCAGGACGACCCGCTCGGCCTGCTCGTCGAGTACTGCGCCCAGCGCGCGCTGCTCCTGATCCTTGACAACTGCGAACACGTGATCGACGCCGCCGCCGCGCTCGCCGAGACACTCCTCACGCACTGCCCCGGCCTCACGATCCTCGCCACCAGCCGCGAGCCCCTGGGCGTGCCCGGCGAGTCCGTACGTCCGGTCGAGCCGCTCCCGCCCGACCCGGCACACCGCCTGTTCGCCGAGCGGGCCGCGGCGGTGCGGCCCGGCTTCGCCCCCGAGGAGGACGCCGAGGCCGTCGCCGAGATCTGCCGCCGCCTGGACGGCCTGCCGCTCGCCATCGAACTGGCCGCCGCCCGCCTGCGGTTGCTCGCCCCGCGCCAGATCGCCGACCGGCTCGACGACCGCTTCCGCCTCCTGACCAGCGGCAGCCGCACGGTCCTGCCCCGCCAGCAGACCCTGCGGGCCGTCGTCGACTGGTCCTGGGACCTGCTCGGCGAGGCGGAGCGGACCGTGCTGTGCGAGGTGTCCGTCTTCGCGGGCAGCTGGGACCTGCCCGCCGCCGAGGCGGTCTGCACCGGTCCCGCCACGGAACTGATCGGCGCCCTCGTCGACAAGTCCCTGATCGTGGCGGTCCCGGGCGCCGGGCCCGAGGACGGAGGCATGCGCTACCGCCTCCTGGAGACCATCCACGAGTACGCCGCCGAGCGCGCCGCCGAGACCCCCGGCCTGCTCCCGGCCGCGGCCCGGCGCCACAGCGCGTACTTCCGCGCGCTCGTCGAGCGCGCCGAGCCCCTGCTGCGCACCGCCGAGCAACTGCCGTGGATCAGACGCCTGGAGACGGAGCTGGACAACATCCGCGCGGCCCTCCAGCACTCCGTCGAGACGCGCGACACGACGACGGCACTCGCCCTCGCCCTGCACACCGGCTGGTTCTGGTGGCTGCGCAACTTCCGCCGCGAGGGCTGCGAGTGGATGAGCCGAGTCCTCGGCCTGGCCCCCGTCTGCGCCACGTACGGCGCCTGGGGCCTGCCCGACGAGGACGACCCGCTCTACTGGCCGTGGATGGAGCTGCGGCTGCTGCACCTCTTCCTGGTGACGGAGACCCTGCCCGCCGACGCGCGAACGGACCAGGACGGCTGGACCAAGGACAGGTACGTCGAGCGGGTGCGCGCCGTCTTCGCACGCCCCGGTCCGGAGTCCGCCCGGTTCCCTGGGCTGATCTGGCCGTTCACGATCTTCTTCACCGGCGGCACGCACGACCACACCCGCCCCGCCGTCGACCAGGCGGTCGAGAACTGCCGCCGCTACGGAGGCGACTGGGAACTCTGCGTCATCCTCATGTTCCGCGCGCACATGGCCATCGACATGAACGGCAACTTCTCGGGCGTCGACGAGGACCTGGCCGAGCTGCGTGCGCTCAGCGGACGCGTGGGCGACCGGTGGATAAGGGCCCAGGTGAGCAGCGCCGCGGGCGAGGCGGCGATGGCCCGCAGCCGCCACGGAGAGGCCCGCGCTGCCTACGAGGAAGGGCTGCGCCTGGCCTACGAAGTGGGGGCGTACGCGGAGACGCCGTTCCTCCTGGCGAGGCTCGCCGAGATCTCGTATCTGGAGGGCGACCGGGAGGCGGCGGAGAAGACCCTCGACGAGGCGAGCACCGAGGCCGACCGCTACGGCGTGACCGACTCCCATTCGTACGTACGGCTGTTGCGCGCGGTGATGGCGCTGGACGACGGCGATCCGGCCGCGGCCGGCAGGCTGTGCGCCGCTGCCCGCGGCGAGTCGACGTACGGCACGCCGCCACCGCAGTTCAGCGTGGCCGTGCGCGGTGTGGAGGCCCGGGTCACCGCCGCCGAGTCGGGCCCGGCGGCGGCCCTGCCCGAGCTGACCGACGCGCTGCGCGAGGCCGTGAACGCGCGCTGCTCCGAGGTGATCGTCGCGTCCTTGGTGGATACGGGCGCCACGTTCCTGAGCGACCTCGGTGACCACGTGCGCGCGGTCCGCCTCCTGGCCGTCGGCACACGCCTCCGGGGCGGCCATCCGCGCCCTCGGCCCGAGGTGACCGCCGCCGACCGCGTCATGTCCGCCGCCACGGCCGCCCTCACCGCGACGCGGTACGAGGCTGCGTACGCCGCCGGCGGCGACCTCACGATCGACGAACTGCTCAGGGAGCTGACCGAGGCCATGGGTGGCCCGGACCCGTCCGGTCAAGCGGGGCCGGGGACTCCCTAG
- a CDS encoding asparagine synthase-related protein, whose amino-acid sequence MRWLVGWSSTAARPSVVGSAGATGDDGESVHPVGSQLLWGDPDPLWAVGDWRPDEVRTLKVDEQTRIAVLGTCGASDEQLRVGLFAARGGALRHLTAWSGSYTAVVQVGRRVMIAGDLAGARPVFHTPWAGGTAYATAALPLADLIEAHLDIGHLAALLAAPDVPEALHDSTPYQGVRRVPPGHALILRAGAREVAGYEPVASLAVAAPSADAASAVDGVRDALVEAVRARLTAPRHVPGTDVDPGPVPGMGPAERRAARGMPVPGIGADLSGGPASGTLALLAAGLPGMPGTVLGHGTGAGERLLAVTFNDLAVNGREAELERAGAIAANPRLHHVVVAGGEDALPYADLEGPLTDEPSSTLVTAQRHRARLSSGSADHFTGHGARQVLDAHPARLADLLMDRKRRHLVRPVAALAKADGSVMVPARVYGAARKLARMPHRAGVQSLAERLLHRRFDEPGGAVGASLAALAWARPGPAARWLTGEALAEVSVRLNDTTMRPGGPGQRPGEFRARAALARHAADLRILEQAAEVRFQRLHAPFLDNQVVRACRALPEALRVQPGARAAILRTVLEGAGVADLPSGWGAPSHASNAAAARTGLRVAVDELITLFDTPLLAQAGLVEARVVRKALREAAEGEPLPLDGLADLVSTELWLRRLLSRRGTCWTGTPARQRAVPTGSVVPERGALGAGR is encoded by the coding sequence ATGCGGTGGTTGGTGGGGTGGAGCAGTACCGCCGCGAGGCCCTCGGTGGTGGGCTCGGCCGGGGCCACCGGTGACGACGGCGAGTCCGTGCACCCCGTGGGCTCCCAGCTCCTGTGGGGCGACCCGGACCCGCTCTGGGCGGTCGGCGACTGGCGGCCCGACGAAGTGCGGACGCTGAAGGTCGACGAACAGACACGCATCGCGGTCCTCGGCACCTGCGGAGCCTCCGACGAGCAGCTGCGGGTGGGCCTGTTCGCCGCGCGCGGCGGCGCGCTGCGCCACCTCACTGCCTGGTCCGGCAGCTATACGGCGGTCGTCCAGGTCGGCCGCCGCGTCATGATCGCCGGTGATCTCGCGGGCGCGCGCCCCGTCTTCCACACCCCCTGGGCGGGCGGTACGGCCTACGCCACCGCCGCGCTGCCGCTGGCCGACCTCATCGAGGCCCACCTCGACATCGGCCACCTCGCGGCGCTGCTCGCCGCCCCCGACGTCCCCGAGGCACTGCACGACTCGACGCCCTACCAGGGTGTGCGGCGCGTGCCCCCGGGGCACGCGCTGATCCTGCGCGCGGGCGCACGGGAAGTCGCCGGGTACGAGCCGGTCGCCTCGCTCGCCGTCGCCGCCCCCTCCGCCGACGCGGCGAGCGCGGTGGACGGCGTCCGTGACGCCCTCGTGGAGGCGGTACGAGCCCGCCTCACCGCCCCGCGTCACGTGCCCGGCACGGACGTCGACCCCGGCCCGGTGCCCGGCATGGGGCCCGCCGAGCGGCGCGCCGCCCGCGGCATGCCGGTGCCGGGCATCGGAGCGGACCTCTCCGGAGGACCCGCGTCAGGAACCCTCGCCCTCCTCGCGGCCGGTCTGCCCGGCATGCCCGGCACGGTCCTCGGCCATGGCACCGGCGCCGGGGAGCGCCTCCTCGCCGTCACCTTCAACGACCTCGCCGTCAACGGCCGCGAGGCGGAACTGGAACGGGCCGGTGCCATCGCCGCCAACCCGCGCCTGCACCACGTGGTCGTCGCCGGGGGCGAGGACGCCCTGCCCTACGCCGACCTGGAAGGGCCCCTGACGGACGAACCGAGCAGCACCCTGGTGACCGCCCAGCGCCACCGCGCCCGGCTCTCCTCGGGCAGCGCGGACCACTTCACGGGCCACGGGGCGCGACAGGTCCTCGACGCCCACCCGGCACGGCTCGCCGACCTCCTGATGGACCGCAAGCGCCGCCACCTCGTGCGTCCGGTGGCCGCGCTGGCGAAGGCCGACGGCTCGGTGATGGTCCCCGCGCGCGTGTACGGCGCGGCGCGCAAGCTGGCCCGCATGCCGCACCGCGCGGGCGTCCAGTCGCTCGCCGAGCGGCTGCTGCACCGCCGCTTCGACGAACCGGGCGGAGCCGTGGGGGCGTCGCTCGCCGCCCTCGCGTGGGCCAGACCCGGCCCGGCCGCGCGCTGGCTGACCGGCGAGGCCCTCGCTGAAGTATCGGTTCGGCTGAACGACACGACGATGCGCCCCGGCGGCCCCGGCCAGCGCCCCGGAGAGTTCCGCGCGCGTGCGGCCCTCGCCCGGCACGCCGCCGACCTCCGCATCCTGGAGCAGGCCGCCGAGGTCCGCTTCCAGCGCCTGCACGCGCCCTTCCTGGACAACCAGGTCGTCCGCGCGTGCCGTGCGCTTCCCGAGGCCCTGCGCGTTCAGCCGGGGGCGCGGGCCGCGATCCTGCGCACGGTGCTGGAGGGCGCCGGGGTCGCCGATCTGCCCTCCGGCTGGGGTGCCCCCTCCCACGCCTCGAACGCGGCCGCCGCCCGCACCGGCCTGCGCGTGGCGGTGGACGAGCTGATCACCCTCTTCGACACCCCGCTGCTCGCTCAGGCGGGCCTGGTAGAGGCCCGCGTCGTCCGCAAGGCGCTGCGCGAGGCAGCGGAGGGGGAGCCGCTCCCGCTGGACGGCCTGGCCGACCTGGTCTCCACGGAGCTGTGGCTGCGCAGGCTGCTGTCGCGAAGGGGAACGTGCTGGACGGGCACTCCCGCACGGCAACGAGCCGTCCCTACGGGGAGCGTGGTTCCGGAGAGGGGCGCGCTGGGGGCGGGGCGTTGA
- the lhgO gene encoding L-2-hydroxyglutarate oxidase, which produces MKKVAYDCDVLVIGGGIVGLATAYALTRAAPGTSVTVLEKETGPARHQTGRNSGVIHSGIYYAPGSLKARYAVRGAAEMIKFCAEYGIAHEVTGKLIVATGRAELPRLHALVQRGRENGIPVRELGPAQIVEYEPEVRGLAAIHVGTTGVCDYGAVAEHLAAASGADIRYGAGGHVVRVDRRPDRGVAVRTADGAIVRAKVLVNCAGLHCDEVARLTGDDPGMRIVPFRGEYFELARPELVRGLVYPVPDPAFPFLGVHLTRGIDGGVHVGPNAVPALAREGYTWSAVHPRELAGTLGWPGSWHIARRHWRYGAGELRRSASKGAFTEAVRRLLPGIGPEDLVPAPAGVRAQAVLRDGTLVDDFLIREGPRAVHVLNAPSPAATASLPIGREVARRALGALRGASQGA; this is translated from the coding sequence GTGAAGAAGGTCGCGTACGACTGCGATGTGCTGGTGATCGGCGGCGGGATCGTCGGTCTCGCGACGGCGTACGCCCTCACGCGCGCCGCCCCCGGCACCAGCGTCACGGTCCTGGAGAAGGAGACGGGCCCCGCCCGCCACCAGACGGGCCGCAACAGCGGCGTGATCCACAGCGGGATCTACTACGCCCCGGGCTCGCTGAAAGCCAGGTACGCGGTCCGCGGCGCCGCCGAGATGATCAAGTTCTGCGCGGAGTACGGCATCGCGCACGAGGTCACCGGCAAGCTGATCGTCGCCACCGGCCGGGCCGAGCTGCCCCGCCTCCACGCCCTCGTCCAGCGCGGCAGGGAGAACGGCATTCCGGTGCGCGAGCTGGGCCCCGCCCAGATCGTGGAGTACGAGCCGGAGGTCCGCGGCCTGGCCGCCATCCACGTCGGGACGACCGGCGTCTGCGACTACGGCGCGGTGGCGGAACACCTGGCGGCGGCCTCGGGCGCCGACATCCGCTACGGCGCGGGCGGGCACGTCGTCCGCGTGGACCGCCGCCCCGACCGCGGCGTCGCCGTCCGCACCGCCGACGGCGCCATCGTCCGCGCCAAGGTCCTGGTGAACTGCGCGGGGCTGCACTGCGACGAGGTCGCGCGGCTCACGGGCGACGACCCGGGCATGCGGATCGTGCCGTTCCGCGGGGAGTACTTCGAACTGGCCCGCCCCGAGCTGGTGCGCGGTCTCGTCTACCCCGTGCCCGACCCCGCCTTCCCCTTCCTCGGCGTCCACCTCACCCGGGGCATCGACGGCGGCGTCCACGTGGGGCCGAACGCGGTCCCGGCCCTGGCCCGCGAGGGGTACACCTGGTCGGCCGTCCACCCCCGCGAACTGGCCGGCACGCTCGGCTGGCCGGGCTCGTGGCACATCGCCCGCCGCCACTGGCGGTACGGGGCGGGTGAGCTGCGCCGGTCCGCCTCCAAGGGGGCGTTCACCGAAGCGGTGCGCAGGCTGCTGCCCGGGATCGGCCCCGAGGACCTGGTGCCCGCCCCGGCCGGGGTCCGGGCCCAGGCGGTCCTGCGGGACGGGACGCTGGTCGACGACTTCCTGATCCGGGAGGGGCCGCGCGCGGTGCACGTTCTGAACGCCCCCTCGCCCGCGGCGACGGCGTCCCTCCCCATTGGCAGGGAGGTGGCCCGCCGGGCTCTCGGGGCGCTGCGGGGGGCCTCTCAGGGGGCCTGA
- the trmB gene encoding tRNA (guanosine(46)-N7)-methyltransferase TrmB → MSDSSHTPEAPRSGGRAQAAPRFPGGPSPDPAGSHHERRIRSFQPRRSRVTASQGDALRRLWPTWGLDIDGLRKLDLAELFADETGPRPDLPVVLEIGFGMGEATAQMAAADPGTGILAVDVHTPGQGNLLGLAERGGLTNVRVANGDAIILLREMLPPESLDGLRVYFPDPWPKARHHKRRLIQPEFLTLAAPSLKPGALLHCATDWEPYAEQMLEVLTAHPDFENTQPDGGYAPRPGFRPFTRFEGQGLDKGHTVHDLLFRRVDTLHEPAREDAGTSPRI, encoded by the coding sequence GTGTCTGACTCATCCCATACCCCCGAAGCCCCTCGGTCCGGTGGCCGTGCGCAGGCCGCGCCCCGTTTTCCCGGAGGGCCCTCCCCCGATCCCGCCGGGTCGCACCACGAGCGGCGCATCCGCAGTTTTCAGCCGCGTCGCAGCCGGGTGACCGCCAGCCAGGGTGATGCCCTGCGGCGGCTCTGGCCCACGTGGGGGCTGGACATCGACGGGCTGCGGAAGCTGGACCTCGCCGAGCTGTTCGCGGACGAGACCGGGCCGCGCCCCGACCTCCCCGTCGTCCTGGAGATCGGCTTCGGCATGGGCGAGGCCACCGCGCAGATGGCCGCCGCCGACCCCGGCACCGGCATCCTCGCCGTCGACGTGCACACCCCCGGCCAGGGCAACCTCCTCGGACTCGCCGAGCGCGGCGGCCTGACGAACGTCCGCGTGGCCAACGGCGACGCGATCATCCTGCTCCGCGAGATGCTCCCGCCCGAGTCCCTCGACGGACTCCGCGTCTACTTCCCCGACCCCTGGCCCAAGGCCCGCCACCACAAGCGCCGCCTGATCCAGCCGGAGTTCCTGACGCTGGCCGCGCCCTCGCTCAAGCCCGGTGCGCTGCTGCACTGCGCGACGGACTGGGAGCCGTACGCCGAGCAGATGCTGGAGGTGCTCACCGCGCACCCCGACTTCGAGAACACCCAGCCCGACGGCGGGTACGCCCCGCGCCCCGGCTTCCGCCCCTTCACCCGCTTCGAGGGCCAGGGCCTGGACAAGGGCCACACCGTCCACGACCTGCTCTTCCGCCGCGTCGACACCCTTCACGAACCGGCCCGCGAGGACGCCGGAACAAGCCCCCGGATCTGA
- a CDS encoding PrsW family intramembrane metalloprotease, with product MATSPPYPIPPEAPAPGELRRAHWWQRRAIRAAGLVTLLALSGLVILALVREQTGTEGFLVGLGLATVPVPLLVAAFRWLDRVAPGPWRNLLFSFAWGACAAALIAIVANSFAIRWIATATADPHSADTLGATVIAPIVEESAKAAAILLVFLFRRRDFTGLVDGVVIAGVTATGFAFTENILYLGNAFVTDQLSRDSGLASVTAATFFVRVVMSPFAHPLFTVLTGIGFGLAAFAAERHHLRRVLLPLTGLLLAMGMHALWNGSAVFGQYGFFTVYALIMLPSFGLLTWLAIWTRQRELRLIRAELPAYTAAGWLTPPEPFALGSMRARALARDYASYTWGKAAARTVVEYEMYATSLAFLRHRGRRGRAGPDFVVRERELLEKLWERREPARPALAYAARATAPVMLPMPMPMPMPMPYAGYGYGYGHTYGYPGHPQAPYAGAPYVQAPYNPYRS from the coding sequence GTGGCCACCAGTCCTCCGTATCCGATACCCCCCGAGGCCCCCGCCCCGGGGGAGCTGCGCCGCGCCCACTGGTGGCAGCGGCGCGCGATACGGGCGGCCGGGCTCGTCACGCTGCTCGCCCTCTCCGGCCTGGTGATCCTCGCCCTGGTGAGGGAGCAGACCGGCACCGAGGGCTTCCTCGTCGGGCTCGGCCTCGCCACGGTTCCTGTACCGCTGCTCGTCGCCGCGTTCCGCTGGCTGGACCGGGTGGCGCCGGGACCCTGGCGGAACCTCCTCTTCTCCTTCGCGTGGGGTGCCTGCGCGGCCGCGCTCATCGCGATCGTCGCGAACAGTTTCGCGATCCGCTGGATAGCCACCGCCACCGCCGATCCCCACAGCGCCGACACCCTCGGCGCCACGGTCATCGCCCCGATCGTCGAGGAATCGGCCAAAGCGGCGGCGATACTCCTCGTCTTCCTCTTCCGCAGACGGGACTTCACCGGCCTCGTCGACGGCGTGGTGATCGCCGGGGTGACCGCGACCGGCTTCGCGTTCACCGAGAACATCCTCTACCTCGGCAACGCCTTCGTCACCGACCAGCTCAGCCGCGACAGCGGCCTCGCCTCCGTGACGGCCGCGACGTTCTTCGTACGCGTGGTCATGTCACCCTTCGCGCACCCGCTGTTCACGGTCCTGACCGGCATCGGCTTCGGCCTCGCCGCGTTCGCCGCCGAGCGCCATCACCTGCGCCGCGTGCTGCTCCCGCTCACCGGGCTGCTGCTCGCGATGGGCATGCACGCGCTGTGGAACGGCTCCGCGGTCTTCGGGCAGTACGGCTTCTTCACCGTGTACGCGCTGATCATGCTGCCCTCCTTCGGCCTGCTGACCTGGCTGGCGATCTGGACCCGGCAGCGCGAACTGCGCCTGATCCGCGCGGAGCTGCCCGCGTACACGGCGGCGGGCTGGCTCACCCCGCCCGAGCCGTTCGCGCTCGGCTCGATGCGCGCCCGCGCGCTGGCCCGTGACTACGCCTCGTACACCTGGGGGAAGGCCGCGGCCCGCACGGTCGTGGAGTACGAGATGTACGCGACGTCGCTCGCGTTCCTGCGCCACCGGGGCCGGCGCGGCAGGGCGGGACCCGACTTCGTCGTACGCGAACGGGAACTGCTCGAAAAGCTCTGGGAGCGCCGCGAACCGGCCCGCCCCGCCCTGGCCTACGCGGCCCGCGCGACGGCCCCGGTCATGCTCCCCATGCCCATGCCCATGCCCATGCCCATGCCGTACGCCGGGTACGGGTACGGGTACGGGCACACGTACGGGTACCCGGGTCACCCCCAGGCCCCGTACGCGGGGGCTCCGTACGTCCAAGCCCCGTACAACCCCTACCGCTCGTAG